The Claveliimonas bilis genome window below encodes:
- a CDS encoding PD-(D/E)XK nuclease family protein translates to MALQFVFGGSGSGKSHYLYQNITKEAEENPSLSYLVLVPEQFTMQTQKDLVMHGSRKGIMNIDVLSFVRLAHRIFEETGKGGFPVLDDEGKNLVLRKIGGELESRLKVLKGNMRKLGYVSEVKSVLSEFIQYDVGMDEIRKVMESSGEDSYLYYKLSDIALLYQGFQDYLREKFITKEELLDVLSRVACESEILRKSTVVLDGFTGFTPVQGRLLGELMKICRDVIVTVTIDEREDPYTFRHPYQLFAMSKQTVASLLETAKKMQIPVKDPVVLKRQPAPRFENCPAIGFLEREIFRYSGKTYTGQQSAVELHVARNPMDEAWAAAERVRRMIRTEGYRYREIGIIVSDMDTYGNSLKRAFGRYEIPVFMDQKRSILLNSFVEYIRSLLTMAEQNFSFESVFRFLRTGYAGFEAEEIDELENYCLALGVKGFAKWQERWIRRSRDMTEEELERVNHLRVMLVELVDDLVFVLKQKKKTVRDITEALYDFLVREKMQLVLKEQEEQFQAEGEMALAREYAQIYGIVLDLFDKFVQLLGDETVTLEEYCSLLDAGLTEAKVGVIPPGIDQVVIGDMQRTRLKDIKALLFLGANDSFLPGNLMQAGLLSEGDRTKFAREKIALTPGAKEQAYVQKYYLYLNLTKPTEKLCVFYSKVSADGKSVRPSYLIQEIRRLFPEISVEDEEEKALKEKEMTPESGITELTKGLQGRDDASGSAWMELYSWYKGEEKWQGKLSDLLDAAYYVRPSDAVSEAVAKKIYGDDFRASITRMERFSSCAFSHFLTYGLALKERQEYEFRAADMGNVFHSAVEKYAGKLSESKRSWISLTLEEQKELSDQCVDEAVTDYGNSVLYSTSRNQYMVTRMKHMMNRTVWALTEQLRRGDFQPEASELSFGSGKIDRVDTCLEDDTVYVKVVDYKTGHTAFDFSLLYHGLQLQLMVYMNQALGLVKRRYPDKEAVPSGIFYYRIQDPLVEKGDDKETVKEKLLKELRPDGLISLEKNSLAHLEHGREGESLAVPVKFKKDGSLAASSKAVDGSDFAVLSRYAGEKVKELHERIASGEAKISPYRQGTRTGCDYCAYRHICGFDTKIPGYHYRDIEKLDRQEAIERMGKQIEESTEKSTGKGENDL, encoded by the coding sequence ATGGCGCTGCAGTTTGTTTTTGGGGGTTCCGGTTCAGGGAAGTCCCATTATCTTTATCAGAATATTACAAAAGAAGCGGAGGAGAATCCCTCCCTTTCTTATCTTGTCCTTGTACCGGAGCAGTTTACCATGCAGACTCAGAAAGACCTTGTTATGCACGGCAGCAGGAAGGGAATCATGAATATTGATGTCCTAAGCTTTGTGCGCCTGGCTCACCGTATTTTTGAAGAGACAGGAAAGGGAGGATTCCCGGTATTGGACGATGAGGGAAAGAATCTGGTGCTTAGAAAGATCGGAGGGGAGCTTGAGTCCCGCCTGAAGGTGCTGAAAGGAAATATGCGGAAGCTGGGGTATGTCAGCGAAGTGAAATCCGTTCTGTCGGAATTTATACAGTACGACGTGGGCATGGATGAGATCCGCAAAGTGATGGAATCCTCAGGGGAGGATTCTTATTTGTATTATAAACTGTCGGATATTGCTCTTTTGTACCAGGGCTTCCAGGATTATCTCCGGGAAAAGTTTATCACTAAGGAAGAGCTTTTGGATGTACTGTCCAGAGTGGCCTGTGAATCGGAGATTCTGAGAAAAAGCACAGTAGTTCTGGATGGATTTACCGGATTTACCCCGGTGCAGGGCCGTCTTCTGGGAGAGTTGATGAAAATATGCAGGGATGTGATCGTGACGGTAACTATTGATGAACGGGAAGATCCCTATACCTTTCGTCATCCTTACCAGCTTTTTGCCATGAGCAAGCAGACAGTAGCTTCTCTTTTGGAAACAGCGAAGAAGATGCAGATTCCTGTCAAGGACCCCGTTGTTTTGAAAAGGCAGCCTGCTCCCAGGTTTGAAAATTGTCCTGCTATCGGGTTCCTGGAAAGAGAAATCTTCCGTTATTCAGGAAAAACATATACAGGGCAGCAAAGCGCAGTGGAACTTCATGTAGCCAGAAATCCCATGGATGAGGCGTGGGCGGCAGCGGAAAGAGTACGCCGTATGATCCGGACGGAAGGATACCGCTATCGGGAGATCGGCATTATCGTCAGTGATATGGACACATACGGAAACAGTCTTAAGAGGGCCTTTGGACGCTATGAGATCCCGGTCTTTATGGATCAGAAAAGGAGTATCCTTTTAAACTCTTTTGTGGAATATATAAGAAGTCTCCTTACCATGGCGGAGCAGAATTTTTCATTTGAGAGTGTCTTCCGCTTCCTTCGTACGGGGTATGCAGGATTTGAAGCGGAGGAGATAGACGAGCTGGAAAATTACTGCCTGGCCCTTGGCGTAAAAGGATTTGCAAAATGGCAGGAGCGGTGGATCCGGCGTTCCAGGGATATGACCGAGGAGGAACTTGAGCGGGTCAATCATTTACGGGTGATGTTGGTGGAGCTGGTGGATGATCTCGTATTTGTGCTGAAGCAGAAAAAGAAAACAGTGAGGGATATTACAGAAGCGCTCTATGATTTTCTTGTCCGGGAAAAAATGCAGCTCGTTTTAAAAGAACAGGAAGAGCAGTTCCAGGCGGAAGGAGAGATGGCGCTTGCAAGAGAGTATGCTCAGATTTACGGGATTGTTCTGGATCTTTTTGATAAGTTTGTGCAGCTGCTTGGGGACGAGACCGTCACTTTGGAGGAGTACTGCAGCCTTTTGGATGCAGGTCTGACGGAGGCCAAGGTAGGTGTGATTCCGCCCGGCATCGACCAGGTTGTGATCGGTGACATGCAAAGAACCAGACTGAAAGACATTAAGGCGCTGCTCTTTCTGGGGGCAAATGACAGCTTCCTTCCGGGAAATCTGATGCAGGCAGGACTTCTTTCAGAAGGAGACAGGACAAAATTTGCCCGGGAAAAGATTGCTTTGACGCCTGGAGCAAAGGAACAGGCCTATGTGCAGAAATATTATCTGTACCTGAATCTGACGAAACCGACAGAGAAACTCTGTGTATTTTACAGTAAGGTGTCAGCGGATGGAAAGAGCGTCAGGCCGTCTTATCTGATTCAGGAAATCCGCCGTCTTTTTCCTGAAATTTCTGTGGAGGATGAGGAAGAAAAGGCGCTGAAGGAAAAAGAGATGACGCCGGAGTCGGGAATCACGGAACTCACAAAAGGGCTGCAGGGGAGGGATGATGCTTCCGGAAGCGCCTGGATGGAGCTTTACAGCTGGTATAAAGGAGAGGAAAAATGGCAGGGCAAGCTGTCAGATCTTCTGGACGCGGCTTATTATGTCCGCCCGTCGGATGCGGTCAGCGAAGCGGTGGCAAAAAAGATTTACGGAGATGATTTCAGAGCCAGCATTACGAGAATGGAACGGTTTTCTTCCTGTGCTTTTTCTCATTTCCTTACTTATGGCCTGGCTTTAAAAGAAAGGCAGGAATATGAATTTCGGGCTGCGGATATGGGCAATGTTTTCCACAGTGCAGTGGAAAAATACGCGGGAAAACTTTCGGAGAGCAAAAGAAGCTGGATTTCTCTGACTCTGGAAGAGCAAAAAGAACTCTCAGACCAATGTGTGGATGAAGCGGTTACAGACTATGGAAATTCTGTGCTTTACAGTACATCGAGAAATCAGTATATGGTCACACGGATGAAACATATGATGAACCGTACGGTGTGGGCCTTGACCGAGCAGCTCCGCCGGGGAGATTTCCAGCCGGAAGCCAGTGAGCTGAGTTTTGGAAGCGGAAAGATTGACCGGGTAGATACCTGTCTGGAAGATGATACGGTGTATGTAAAAGTGGTGGATTACAAGACCGGCCACACTGCTTTTGATTTTTCTCTGCTGTATCATGGGCTTCAGCTTCAGCTGATGGTTTATATGAACCAGGCGCTGGGGCTGGTAAAGCGGAGGTATCCTGACAAGGAGGCGGTGCCGTCCGGGATTTTTTACTATCGCATCCAGGATCCCCTTGTGGAGAAAGGGGATGACAAGGAAACAGTAAAGGAAAAACTATTGAAAGAACTCCGCCCGGACGGCCTGATCAGCCTGGAAAAAAATTCTCTTGCGCATCTGGAGCATGGAAGAGAAGGGGAATCTTTGGCTGTGCCGGTGAAATTTAAAAAGGACGGAAGTCTTGCTGCTTCATCAAAAGCAGTAGATGGAAGTGATTTTGCCGTTCTTTCCAGATACGCCGGGGAAAAGGTAAAAGAGCTGCATGAAAGGATTGCGTCCGGCGAGGCCAAGATCAGTCCCTACCGGCAGGGAACCCGGACCGGATGCGATTACTGTGCCTACCGGCATATATGCGGATTCGATACAAAGATTCCGGGCTACCATTACCGTGACATTGAAAAACTCGACAGACAGGAAGCCATAGAGCGGATGGGAAAACAGATAGAAGAAAGTACAGAAAAAAGTACGGGAAAAGGAGAGAATGATCTGTGA
- the hflX gene encoding GTPase HflX encodes MFETKERKERVILVGVSVSDYDDVSSSLDELEDLAETAGAVCVGRLIQKREQIHPTSYLGKGKIMELKDLLWETEADGIICDDELSPAQISNLKAELDTKIMDRTLLILDIFAARASTSEGKIQVELAQLKYRQSRLTGLGTSLSRLGGGIGTRGPGEKKLEMDRRLIKSRISRLNQELKEVKRHREVTREHRNRENIPVAAIVGYTNAGKSTLLNYLTDAGILAEDKLFATLDPTTRVKKLPGGQKILLTDTVGFIRKLPHHLIEAFKSTLEEARYADILIHVADVSSPRMDEQMHIVYETLRELQALDKPVITAFNKIDTARCEYVPRDFRADRTVCISAKTGEGTEELLSAVEDILREQKIEVEKLYLYSEAGKIQIIRQYGELSKEEYREEGIYVKAYVPAFIYGRIC; translated from the coding sequence ATGTTTGAGACGAAGGAAAGGAAAGAAAGAGTCATCCTGGTAGGGGTGAGTGTTTCGGATTATGACGATGTATCGTCTTCCTTAGATGAGCTGGAGGATCTTGCCGAGACGGCCGGAGCGGTGTGCGTGGGACGCCTGATCCAGAAGAGGGAACAGATCCATCCCACTTCCTATCTGGGAAAAGGCAAGATTATGGAGCTTAAGGACCTTTTGTGGGAGACAGAAGCTGACGGGATCATATGCGATGATGAGCTGTCCCCGGCGCAGATCAGCAATTTGAAGGCAGAGCTGGACACAAAGATCATGGACCGTACCCTTTTGATCCTGGACATCTTTGCGGCTCGTGCTTCTACAAGCGAAGGGAAAATCCAGGTGGAGCTTGCACAGCTGAAATACCGGCAGTCCCGCCTTACAGGGCTTGGCACTTCTCTTTCCAGACTGGGAGGAGGAATCGGGACAAGAGGACCCGGAGAGAAAAAGCTGGAAATGGACCGAAGGCTGATCAAGAGCAGAATTTCCAGACTGAATCAGGAGCTTAAGGAGGTTAAGAGACATCGGGAAGTGACAAGGGAGCACAGAAACAGAGAAAATATTCCGGTTGCTGCCATTGTCGGTTATACCAATGCGGGAAAGTCCACGCTTCTTAATTATCTGACAGATGCCGGGATCCTGGCGGAGGATAAATTGTTTGCAACGCTGGATCCGACCACGAGAGTAAAAAAGCTGCCGGGAGGACAGAAAATTCTCCTGACGGATACGGTGGGATTTATACGGAAGCTTCCCCATCACTTGATCGAGGCTTTTAAAAGTACTTTGGAGGAAGCCCGGTATGCAGATATTTTGATCCATGTGGCAGATGTGTCCAGTCCCCGGATGGATGAGCAGATGCATATTGTCTATGAGACGCTGCGGGAACTTCAGGCGCTTGATAAGCCTGTGATCACAGCGTTTAATAAAATCGATACAGCCCGGTGCGAATATGTTCCAAGAGATTTCCGGGCGGACAGAACGGTCTGTATTTCCGCAAAGACCGGAGAAGGGACGGAAGAACTTCTAAGCGCTGTGGAAGATATTCTTCGGGAGCAGAAGATCGAGGTGGAGAAGCTTTATCTTTACAGTGAGGCGGGAAAGATTCAGATCATACGCCAGTATGGGGAGCTGTCCAAAGAAGAGTACCGCGAGGAAGGCATTTATGTGAAAGCGTATGTGCCGGCATTTATATACGGCAGGATATGCTGA
- a CDS encoding tetratricopeptide repeat protein — translation MKRYIGTLAALALAGFMLTGCGDKTVEEGVSLLEEQDYKGAAELFEQAVEKDEEDAEAQRGLGIAKWELEDYEGALSAFESALENGGDKTAEIYNLMGNCCMKLDQAKQALNYYRLGLEEEDASDELKQEMRLNEIAAYEKSGDMESAKSKLKSYIQDYPDDEKAAKEAEFLETR, via the coding sequence ATGAAACGTTATATAGGAACACTGGCGGCTCTGGCCCTGGCCGGATTCATGCTGACAGGGTGCGGCGACAAAACAGTAGAGGAAGGGGTAAGCCTTCTGGAAGAGCAGGACTACAAGGGAGCGGCGGAATTGTTTGAGCAGGCTGTAGAAAAGGATGAGGAAGACGCAGAGGCACAGAGAGGGCTTGGCATTGCAAAGTGGGAGCTTGAGGATTACGAAGGAGCGCTGTCAGCCTTTGAAAGTGCGCTGGAAAACGGAGGGGACAAGACCGCAGAGATTTATAATCTGATGGGAAACTGCTGTATGAAACTGGATCAGGCGAAACAGGCGCTGAATTACTACCGCCTGGGCCTGGAAGAAGAGGATGCAAGCGACGAACTGAAGCAGGAGATGCGGCTGAATGAGATCGCTGCCTATGAGAAATCGGGAGACATGGAGAGCGCCAAGTCAAAGCTGAAGTCCTACATTCAGGATTATCCTGACGATGAAAAGGCTGCAAAAGAAGCGGAATTTCTGGAGACAAGATAA
- a CDS encoding heavy metal translocating P-type ATPase, with translation MAKELKIRWIILAAGIALYAGAVTLARLTALDNEVKFFIFLAIYLVAGFESFRGFQENVMKKKFLDEHFLMIVATVGALAVGHYEEGVAAMLLFQIGGSLEAVSVDRTKRTIAKYIDIRPMYAIRKEGEQEVQVEPSSLQVGDVIVIKPGERVPVDAVITSGITAMDTKALTGETVPQTVGTGDRIYSGSINTTGVVEAEVKKLYKDSTVSRVMELVENAQKRKADTESFVQRFTKFYTPAVTAAAILIMVVPPVFLPGAQWSTWIYRAMIVLIAACPAGLILSVPVAFLGGIAAAARQGIVVKGGNYLEMLAKADTFVFDKTGTLTEGVFEVLEVYAESLTESELLEITAHVENYSNHPIAQSLMNAYGGEYDASRVTQVEEQPGYGISARYEGKNIHIGNSRMAGLYGVEVDEIETEDTVIYVLVESEYGGYIVVGDRLKEDAKWTMRTLREKYHAVLVMLTGDSREAGNAVAKELHMDYAYTELMPEDKLEQMEEFMQCQYEAERVVCVGDGINDAPVLARADVGIAMGALGADAAIEAADIVLMEDELPKIVDAVSIAKETVRVVGQNINFALVMKFIVLVLAAVGYISMWEAVFTDVGVMILSIINASGVVKYWQ, from the coding sequence ATGGCAAAAGAACTGAAAATAAGGTGGATCATTCTGGCGGCAGGAATCGCGCTTTATGCGGGTGCAGTGACATTGGCCAGGCTCACTGCTCTTGATAATGAAGTCAAATTTTTTATTTTCCTTGCCATATATTTGGTGGCAGGATTTGAGTCTTTCCGGGGATTTCAGGAAAATGTCATGAAAAAGAAATTTTTAGATGAGCACTTTCTGATGATCGTGGCTACTGTGGGAGCTCTTGCAGTAGGACATTATGAGGAGGGTGTGGCAGCTATGCTGTTGTTCCAGATCGGAGGATCTTTGGAGGCTGTTTCTGTGGACAGGACAAAGCGTACCATAGCGAAATATATAGATATACGCCCTATGTATGCAATACGCAAAGAGGGGGAACAGGAAGTGCAGGTGGAGCCATCCAGTCTGCAGGTAGGAGATGTTATTGTTATAAAACCCGGAGAAAGAGTCCCGGTAGATGCTGTGATCACAAGTGGCATCACGGCTATGGATACCAAAGCGCTTACTGGAGAGACCGTTCCCCAGACGGTGGGCACAGGAGACAGGATCTACAGCGGGAGCATCAATACAACCGGTGTAGTAGAGGCAGAGGTAAAGAAATTGTACAAAGACTCCACCGTATCCAGAGTAATGGAGCTGGTCGAGAACGCACAGAAAAGAAAGGCTGATACGGAGAGCTTTGTTCAGCGGTTTACGAAGTTTTATACGCCAGCGGTAACAGCAGCGGCCATATTGATCATGGTAGTTCCGCCTGTGTTTTTACCCGGAGCCCAGTGGAGTACCTGGATTTACCGTGCTATGATCGTGCTGATCGCCGCCTGTCCGGCGGGACTGATCCTGTCGGTGCCGGTAGCTTTTCTTGGCGGGATTGCAGCGGCGGCCCGTCAGGGTATTGTGGTAAAGGGCGGAAATTATCTTGAAATGCTGGCTAAGGCGGACACCTTTGTTTTCGATAAGACCGGAACTCTGACGGAAGGCGTGTTTGAAGTGCTTGAAGTCTATGCGGAATCTTTGACAGAGAGTGAACTTCTGGAGATTACGGCTCATGTGGAGAATTACTCCAACCATCCCATTGCGCAGTCTCTTATGAACGCCTACGGCGGAGAATATGATGCTTCCAGGGTAACCCAGGTAGAAGAGCAGCCCGGATATGGCATCAGCGCCAGGTATGAAGGGAAGAATATCCATATCGGCAACAGCCGAATGGCCGGGCTTTACGGTGTGGAAGTGGATGAAATAGAGACAGAGGACACGGTAATTTACGTTCTTGTAGAAAGCGAATACGGCGGATATATTGTGGTAGGAGACCGGCTCAAGGAAGATGCCAAATGGACCATGCGGACGCTTCGCGAAAAATACCATGCAGTATTGGTTATGCTGACCGGAGACAGCCGGGAAGCCGGAAACGCCGTTGCAAAAGAACTGCATATGGATTATGCTTATACAGAACTGATGCCGGAAGATAAACTGGAACAGATGGAAGAATTTATGCAGTGTCAGTACGAGGCGGAACGGGTTGTGTGTGTCGGTGACGGTATCAATGATGCACCTGTTCTTGCCAGAGCGGACGTGGGAATCGCTATGGGCGCTCTGGGAGCTGACGCGGCGATCGAGGCGGCAGATATTGTTTTGATGGAAGATGAGCTTCCCAAGATCGTGGATGCAGTAAGCATAGCGAAAGAAACCGTGCGGGTGGTAGGGCAGAATATCAATTTTGCTCTTGTAATGAAATTTATCGTGCTGGTTCTGGCAGCTGTTGGGTACATTTCCATGTGGGAAGCGGTATTCACTGATGTGGGCGTAATGATTCTGTCTATTATCAATGCGTCCGGAGTGGTAAAATATTGGCAGTAA
- a CDS encoding ArsR/SmtB family transcription factor → MKRTEAECCDVVMTHTGTVEEVKKKMPGDGMIHDLADFYKVFGDATRIRILCVLLQAEVCVCDLAEILGMTQSAISHQLRVLKQMKLVKNRREGKTVFYSLADGHIQTIISQGMEHISE, encoded by the coding sequence ATGAAAAGAACAGAAGCAGAATGCTGCGATGTTGTGATGACCCACACAGGTACAGTAGAAGAAGTGAAGAAAAAGATGCCGGGAGATGGAATGATCCATGATCTGGCGGATTTTTATAAAGTATTTGGAGATGCCACGAGAATCCGTATTTTGTGCGTTCTTCTCCAGGCAGAGGTATGTGTCTGCGATCTGGCGGAGATACTCGGAATGACCCAGTCGGCAATCTCCCATCAGCTCAGAGTGCTGAAGCAGATGAAGCTGGTAAAAAACAGAAGAGAAGGAAAAACCGTTTTTTATTCCCTGGCGGATGGACATATTCAGACGATCATCAGCCAGGGTATGGAGCATATTAGCGAATAG
- a CDS encoding heavy metal translocating P-type ATPase — protein sequence MSEEKMQAEQEHCHCEGKCSHEGNHHSHDHEEHSHSHEGHSHAHGDHHHTEVIHTGHEFDHIDKKTEQRIYILEGLGCANCAAKMERQICALPEVEMAVLTYATKQLKVAANHQEALLPKLQEICSSIESEVTVVPKEEEKPLPKVKKSLFEENKKEILIIAAGAILFAAGTISEHMGMTPLYPAIGFVVAYVLLGWEIVWSALKNLTKGHVFDENFLMSVATLAAFAIGDFAEAVGVMLFYRIGELFEDIAVDRSRSQIMEAVDMRPEVVNRVEGSNVYEIPAKSAEVGDILLIRPGDRIPLDGTVAEGTSRIDTSPVTGEPVPVAVSPGSSLVSGCVNEQGVLKMRVEKKLSESMVTKILDSVENAAASKPKLDRFITRFARVYTPIVVLAAVLTAIIPSMITGDWNHWIYTAITFLVISCPCALVLSVPLAFFSGIGAGSKRGILFKGGVSIEALKDVKAVVMDKTGTITKGEFQVQSVVPKGRIGMEELLRKAAECELGSTHPIGTSIVEAAREKGLTLVRPKEAEEISGKGIRAVIEEQEVLCGNRALMEKYQVDTRSFEYTEYGTEVLIAVNGELSGYIVIADALKEEAVRAVETLKKEHLAAAMLTGDARDSARAVADAVGLQEIYAQLLPQEKLEHLQMIRKKYGPVMFVGDGINDAPVLAGADVGAAMGSGADAAIEAADVVFMTSSVEAIPDSIRIARVTGKIAMQNVVFALAIKALVMLLGFFGAANMWMAVFADTGVAMLCVLNSIRILYRKF from the coding sequence ATGTCGGAAGAAAAAATGCAGGCAGAACAGGAACACTGCCATTGTGAAGGAAAATGCAGCCACGAAGGAAATCATCATTCCCATGACCATGAGGAGCATTCCCATAGCCATGAAGGACACAGCCATGCTCATGGAGATCATCACCATACAGAAGTAATACACACAGGACATGAGTTTGACCATATAGATAAAAAGACGGAGCAGAGAATCTACATTCTGGAAGGGCTGGGATGCGCTAACTGCGCAGCGAAAATGGAACGGCAGATCTGTGCGCTTCCGGAGGTGGAGATGGCGGTTCTTACTTATGCTACCAAACAGCTTAAGGTGGCGGCGAATCATCAGGAGGCACTGCTTCCTAAATTACAGGAGATATGCTCATCTATTGAAAGTGAAGTGACTGTTGTACCAAAAGAAGAGGAAAAGCCTCTTCCCAAAGTGAAGAAAAGTCTTTTTGAAGAAAACAAAAAGGAAATTTTGATAATTGCGGCAGGTGCGATTCTTTTTGCGGCGGGAACGATCAGTGAGCATATGGGAATGACTCCCTTGTATCCCGCTATAGGATTTGTAGTGGCATATGTACTTCTTGGCTGGGAAATCGTATGGTCAGCGCTGAAAAATCTGACGAAGGGTCATGTATTTGACGAAAATTTTCTTATGAGTGTAGCAACACTGGCGGCATTTGCCATTGGTGATTTCGCAGAAGCTGTGGGAGTTATGCTTTTTTACCGGATAGGAGAACTGTTTGAAGATATTGCTGTTGACAGAAGCCGGTCCCAGATCATGGAAGCAGTGGATATGCGGCCGGAAGTTGTAAATAGGGTGGAAGGCAGCAATGTTTATGAGATTCCTGCAAAATCAGCGGAAGTGGGAGATATTCTCCTTATCCGTCCCGGAGATCGAATCCCTCTGGATGGAACAGTGGCAGAAGGAACAAGCAGGATCGATACCTCTCCGGTAACCGGAGAGCCGGTGCCGGTAGCGGTGTCACCGGGATCTTCTCTTGTCTCCGGATGTGTCAACGAACAGGGCGTCCTGAAGATGAGAGTGGAGAAAAAATTGAGTGAATCCATGGTCACTAAAATTCTCGATTCGGTAGAGAATGCAGCTGCAAGTAAACCAAAACTGGACCGCTTCATTACCAGATTTGCGAGAGTTTACACTCCCATCGTTGTTCTGGCAGCTGTTTTGACAGCGATTATCCCGTCAATGATTACTGGAGACTGGAACCACTGGATTTATACGGCTATCACATTCCTTGTTATCAGCTGCCCATGCGCGCTTGTGCTGAGTGTTCCGCTGGCGTTCTTTTCCGGTATCGGAGCAGGATCTAAAAGGGGAATCCTCTTTAAGGGAGGCGTTTCTATTGAGGCGTTAAAAGATGTGAAAGCTGTTGTTATGGATAAGACGGGAACGATCACTAAGGGAGAGTTTCAGGTGCAGAGCGTGGTGCCAAAAGGAAGGATCGGGATGGAAGAGCTGCTAAGAAAAGCGGCTGAATGTGAACTGGGTTCGACGCATCCCATTGGAACCAGCATTGTGGAAGCGGCAAGAGAAAAAGGTCTTACCCTGGTACGGCCAAAAGAAGCGGAAGAAATTTCAGGAAAAGGCATTCGTGCAGTGATAGAAGAGCAGGAGGTGCTTTGCGGAAACCGGGCGCTGATGGAGAAGTATCAGGTTGATACCAGGAGTTTTGAATATACAGAATACGGTACGGAAGTTTTGATTGCAGTAAACGGAGAGCTTTCCGGATATATTGTGATTGCGGATGCTTTGAAGGAAGAAGCGGTCAGAGCTGTTGAAACATTGAAAAAAGAACATCTGGCGGCGGCAATGCTGACAGGAGATGCCAGGGACAGTGCCAGGGCAGTGGCAGATGCTGTAGGGCTCCAGGAGATTTATGCGCAGCTGCTTCCGCAGGAGAAATTGGAACATCTGCAGATGATCCGGAAGAAATATGGGCCGGTGATGTTTGTCGGAGACGGCATCAATGATGCGCCGGTTCTTGCAGGAGCAGATGTAGGCGCTGCCATGGGCAGTGGAGCGGACGCTGCTATTGAGGCGGCTGATGTTGTATTTATGACCTCTTCCGTAGAAGCAATCCCCGATTCCATCCGCATTGCTCGGGTTACCGGAAAGATTGCGATGCAGAACGTAGTGTTTGCCCTTGCGATCAAGGCGCTGGTCATGCTTCTTGGATTTTTTGGAGCTGCCAATATGTGGATGGCAGTATTTGCCGACACTGGAGTAGCGATGCTCTGTGTGCTTAATTCCATCCGTATATTGTATAGAAAATTTTAA